From one Cyprinus carpio isolate SPL01 chromosome B3, ASM1834038v1, whole genome shotgun sequence genomic stretch:
- the LOC109054362 gene encoding 40S ribosomal protein S15a: protein MVRMNVLADALKSINNAEKRGKRQVLLRPCSKVIVRFLTVMMKHGYIGEFEIIDDHRAGKIVVNLTGRLNKCGVISPRFDVQLKDLEKWQNNLLPSRQFGFIVLTTSAGIMDHEEARRKHTGGKILGFFF, encoded by the exons ATGGTGCGCATGAACGTTCTCGCTGATGCACTGAAAAGCATCAACAATGCTGAGAAACGGGGGAAGCGCCAGGTTCTCCTCAGGCCCTGCTCTAAAGTCATAGTGCGCTTTCTTACTGTGATGATGAAGCACG GTTACATTGGCGAATTTGAGATCATTGATGATCACAGAGCCGGGAAAATTGTAGTCAATCTCACAGGGAGGCTGAACAAG TGTGGCGTCATCAGCCCAAGGTTTGATGTCCAGTTGAAGGATCTGGAGAAGTGGCAGAACAACCTTCTCCCATCCAGACAGTTCGG GTTCATTGTTTTGACAACCTCAGCTGGTATCATGGACCACGAGGAGGCCAGACGAAAACACACAGGAGGAAAAATCCTTGGGTTCTTTTTCTAA